Proteins encoded in a region of the Vitis riparia cultivar Riparia Gloire de Montpellier isolate 1030 chromosome 7, EGFV_Vit.rip_1.0, whole genome shotgun sequence genome:
- the LOC117919462 gene encoding B3 domain-containing protein At5g06250-like, which produces MGERSSTSLSLPRSTSKDQTPTLLWKKKLTCDDLHAGNLKVPAGLFVAKRRRDRMMVVPFLDNKGAVWEMQASYHGLSLNWNKFVKEHGLQPNDVIFFYDDDSISEYYIIHYEKNGEGHSESR; this is translated from the exons ATGGGGGAAAGATCCAG TACATCTTTGTCGTTACCAAGAAGCACTAGCAAAGACCAGACTCCTACCCTCCTCTGGAAGAAGAAATTAACCTGCGACGATCTCCACGCCGGCAACCTCAAGGTTCCTGCAGGACTTTTTGTAGCGAAGAGACGACGTGACAGGATGATGGTAGTACCATTTCTGGACAATAAGGGAGCGGTCTGGGAGATGCAGGCTTCATACCATGGGCTTTCATTGAACTGGAACAAATTTGTGAAGGAACATGGATTGCAACCCAATGATGTGATTTTCTTCTACGATGATGACTCCATTTCTGAGTACTACATCATTCACTATGAAAAAAATGGTGAAGGGCATTCAGAATCAAGGTGA
- the LOC117918061 gene encoding uncharacterized protein LOC117918061, producing the protein MSEKRPDFGLEEELKRRLKLDGSATTSAANRETLKPSMGKGNQGKEMKRKVKFDVPASGSASNQEILKPPTQKRNQDKEMKRKVKLDAPASTGSVANREILEPPMEKRNQDKEMKRKVRFHVRESTGSVANQETLKPPMEKRNQDKKMKRKVKFDVPASTGSIANQKTLKPLTEKRNQGQLMKTA; encoded by the exons ATGTCTGAGAAAAGGCCAGATTTTGGACTAGAAGAAGAATTGAAGAGAAGGTTGAAGCTGGATGGATCTGCAACTACATCAGCTGCTAATCGAGAAACCTTGAAGCCTTCAATGGGAAAAGGAAATCAAG GTaaagaaatgaagagaaaagTGAAGTTTGATGTACCAGCAAGTGGATCAGCTTCTAATCAAGAAATCTTGAAGCCTCCAACCCAGAAAAGAAACCAAG ATAAAGAAATGAAGAGAAAGGTGAAGTTGGATGCACCTGCAAGTACAGGATCAGTTGCTAATCGAGAAATCTTGGAGCCTCCAATGGAAAAAAGAAACCAAG ATAAAGAAATGAAGAGAAAGGTGAGGTTTCATGTACGTGAGAGTACTGGATCAGTTGCTAATCAAGAAACCTTGAAGCCTCCAATGGAAAAAAGAAACCAAG acaaaaaaatgaagagaaaggTGAAGTTTGATGTACCTGCAAGTACTGGATCAATTGCTAATCAAAAAACCTTGAAGCCTCTAACCGAAAAGAGAAACCAAG GGCAGTTGATGAAGACGGCTTGA